One stretch of Candidatus Macondimonas diazotrophica DNA includes these proteins:
- a CDS encoding PDC sensor domain-containing protein, translating to MIIRLQSASLNHFLLKLSGELPVHIGEKRETARLFEEHRDAIGSLMTEIMQPLHKLGSSLRDDDEVLIQVMRELVIRYSFIELLYSLDENGIQRSENISVDRTLSVHKGSNQRGKDRSTRPYYQQAKARSDLVITEPYVSMATCDYCISAARPWLREDGEIGGYAVVDVRFQALLEFLRARAMHRRRGLLWGLGLAGSALGASLLSLFLL from the coding sequence ATGATCATCCGCCTGCAATCGGCGAGCCTGAACCACTTTCTGTTGAAGCTCAGCGGAGAACTGCCTGTGCACATCGGCGAAAAACGGGAGACCGCGCGGCTGTTCGAGGAACACCGGGATGCCATCGGTTCGCTCATGACCGAGATCATGCAGCCCCTGCACAAGCTGGGGAGCAGCCTGCGAGACGACGACGAAGTCCTGATCCAGGTCATGCGGGAACTGGTCATTCGCTATTCATTCATCGAACTGCTCTACAGCCTCGACGAGAACGGCATCCAGCGCAGTGAAAACATCTCGGTCGACCGCACCCTCAGTGTCCACAAGGGTTCCAATCAGCGCGGCAAGGACCGCAGCACCCGTCCTTACTATCAGCAGGCCAAAGCGCGTTCGGATCTGGTCATCACCGAACCGTACGTTTCCATGGCAACCTGTGATTACTGCATTTCGGCAGCGCGCCCCTGGCTGCGTGAAGATGGCGAGATTGGCGGCTACGCCGTCGTCGATGTTCGCTTCCAGGCGCTCCTCGAGTTCCTGCGCGCCCGCGCCATGCATCGCCGCAGAGGATTGCTCTGGGGATTGGGCCTCGCCGGATCCGCGCTTGGTGCCAGCCTGCTCTCGCTTTTCCTGCTCTGA
- the rpiA gene encoding ribose-5-phosphate isomerase RpiA: MNSNAYKREVAVAAAAEVPEGITLGVGSGSTVDAFIDALAERRIRLTATVAASETSARRLREHGFEVIDLNQADEIPLYVDGADEIDPKLHLTKGGGAALTREKIIASASRRFLCIADDSKLVDRLGHFPLPIEVIPMARSVVARQLVKRGGRPAWRENVVTDNGNLILDVSGLKIADPIAWEKDLNNIPGIVTVGLFALRRADHVLLAGPKGLRRL; encoded by the coding sequence ATGAATAGCAATGCGTACAAGCGCGAGGTCGCCGTCGCGGCGGCTGCAGAAGTACCGGAAGGCATCACGCTGGGTGTCGGCAGTGGCAGCACCGTCGATGCCTTCATCGACGCACTGGCCGAGCGCCGGATCCGTTTGACCGCCACAGTCGCCGCATCGGAAACCAGCGCGCGACGATTGCGTGAACATGGTTTCGAAGTGATCGACTTGAATCAGGCCGATGAAATTCCGCTCTATGTGGACGGCGCCGATGAAATCGACCCCAAGCTTCACCTGACCAAAGGTGGTGGCGCTGCGCTGACACGGGAAAAAATCATTGCCAGCGCCAGCCGACGATTCCTGTGCATCGCCGATGACAGCAAGCTGGTCGACCGCCTGGGCCATTTCCCGCTGCCCATCGAGGTCATTCCCATGGCCCGCAGCGTCGTCGCCCGTCAACTGGTCAAGCGCGGCGGACGCCCGGCTTGGCGGGAAAATGTGGTGACGGACAACGGCAATCTCATCCTGGATGTGAGCGGTCTAAAAATCGCCGATCCGATCGCCTGGGAAAAAGACCTCAACAACATCCCCGGCATCGTCACCGTGGGGCTGTTCGCGCTGCGCCGGGCGGATCATGTCCTTCTGGCCGGCCCCAAGGGATTGCGTCGGCTTTGA
- a CDS encoding DUF1302 family protein, protein MTRVTQTRGMFGMPLGLALFAFGSYSPQEVAAFEVFGMDAEVSGYVRNHAAINLEDKKVPQNVEGEEIGGQGQLSMNRYQGLLNFQLDGDNVRAFVSTRYATETKTPYLKKLERASKKTIVKATPTSAPVPVLSALGPVCQGEGALPSRNCAPGLIQTDLGGEFLDDYYDEGLVLREAYADFTGVNRLFLRLGRQQVVWGETDFFRITDIVHGYDQRWRSFFELENEELRKPSTLANLIVEVPELAGNLQLIYKPGGIDGSENYGNELDLAGGRYAGQPNWGVNITENIAPYNYHGAAGDVDDDEYGFRWSGTFGDVGYSLLFYRGLIQDPIANCRRTLDAGSTVQGTTVPFAVDINPACQPYKEVPEGDGLGGELIYARQSNYGGTFNYYWMFADAVLRGEFLYQPNRPWNYGTEVPITIPTYMPQLPVAGAIPLGWGTIDVPGLAGVIEKDTVTYMIGADKTFDLMRWLGTDRGSLATIQLIDQWIVDYDEDDDIVEVLSYGQGRDEHTVFLTASLLLNYRYDTILPSLAGGVNLNGADAFLIPAVTFVFGDHWRLAFEADLFFQNNTKKIFGPPENKTHVLGTTGDSSVFLSRLSYHF, encoded by the coding sequence ATGACCAGAGTGACACAGACCCGCGGCATGTTCGGCATGCCACTCGGCCTCGCCCTTTTTGCTTTCGGTTCCTACAGCCCGCAGGAGGTGGCCGCATTCGAAGTGTTCGGCATGGATGCCGAGGTCAGTGGGTATGTACGAAATCATGCGGCGATCAACCTCGAGGATAAGAAGGTTCCGCAGAATGTGGAAGGCGAGGAGATCGGCGGGCAGGGCCAGCTGTCCATGAATCGCTATCAGGGATTGTTGAACTTTCAGCTCGATGGCGACAACGTGCGGGCCTTCGTGAGTACGCGATACGCCACTGAGACCAAGACGCCGTATCTGAAGAAACTCGAGCGGGCTTCGAAAAAGACCATCGTGAAGGCTACCCCGACCAGTGCGCCGGTTCCTGTGCTGTCGGCATTGGGGCCGGTCTGTCAGGGCGAGGGGGCCTTGCCGTCGCGCAACTGCGCGCCCGGATTGATCCAGACTGATCTGGGGGGGGAGTTCCTCGATGACTACTACGACGAGGGATTGGTTCTGCGTGAGGCGTATGCCGATTTCACCGGTGTGAACCGCCTATTTCTTCGTCTAGGGCGCCAGCAGGTCGTCTGGGGGGAAACAGATTTTTTCCGCATCACCGATATCGTGCATGGCTACGATCAGCGCTGGCGATCATTCTTCGAACTGGAGAACGAGGAACTGCGCAAGCCGTCTACTCTGGCTAACCTGATCGTCGAGGTCCCGGAGCTCGCGGGCAATCTGCAACTCATTTACAAACCGGGGGGGATCGATGGTTCCGAAAACTACGGCAACGAATTGGACCTGGCGGGCGGCCGTTACGCAGGTCAGCCCAACTGGGGTGTGAACATTACGGAAAACATCGCGCCCTATAACTACCACGGCGCAGCGGGAGATGTGGATGACGATGAGTATGGGTTTCGGTGGAGCGGCACGTTCGGTGACGTGGGTTATTCACTGCTGTTCTATCGCGGGTTGATCCAGGACCCGATCGCAAATTGTCGTAGAACGTTGGATGCTGGCAGCACCGTTCAGGGAACCACGGTACCGTTCGCCGTCGATATCAATCCGGCCTGCCAACCCTACAAGGAAGTTCCTGAAGGTGATGGTCTGGGAGGGGAGTTGATCTACGCTCGGCAGTCCAATTACGGCGGGACCTTTAACTACTATTGGATGTTTGCGGATGCGGTCCTGCGAGGGGAATTTCTCTACCAGCCGAATCGCCCATGGAACTATGGCACCGAAGTGCCGATCACGATTCCCACCTACATGCCGCAACTGCCGGTTGCCGGCGCTATTCCGCTTGGTTGGGGGACCATCGATGTGCCCGGTCTGGCCGGTGTAATCGAAAAAGATACCGTTACCTATATGATCGGCGCCGACAAGACCTTTGACCTGATGCGCTGGTTGGGGACCGATCGAGGCTCGCTGGCGACGATTCAGCTGATCGACCAATGGATCGTCGACTACGACGAAGATGATGACATTGTCGAGGTGCTGTCTTATGGGCAGGGGCGGGATGAGCATACCGTATTCCTGACCGCTTCGTTGCTGCTCAACTACCGCTACGACACGATTCTTCCCTCCTTGGCGGGCGGGGTGAATCTCAACGGGGCGGATGCCTTTCTGATCCCGGCGGTTACGTTCGTCTTCGGCGACCATTGGCGTCTGGCCTTTGAGGCGGATCTGTTCTTCCAGAACAACACCAAGAAGATATTCGGTCCACCAGAGAACAAGACACATGTGCTCGGAACCACCGGCGACAGCAGTGTCTTTCTGAGCCGGCTGAGCTACCACTTCTAG
- a CDS encoding cytochrome c codes for MSSVAGFSFARSAQPLRRRPWLSVGAAIGLLAMWGALGIAAEGNPGRGMPDEAIDRGRYLVVVGGCNECHTPGYVEAGGDLPESAWLTGSAVGWQGGWGTTYPVNLRLFFSGLTEDGWVMYARNVVTRPPMGWFVLNALTESDARAMYRFVKALGPAGDPTPAYVPPGAPVDTPVIRFPEGPPPPP; via the coding sequence TTGAGCTCGGTGGCGGGATTCTCGTTTGCGCGCAGCGCTCAGCCATTGCGGCGGCGTCCCTGGCTTTCGGTGGGCGCCGCGATCGGCCTGTTGGCGATGTGGGGAGCGCTGGGCATTGCAGCCGAAGGTAACCCGGGTCGCGGGATGCCTGACGAAGCAATCGATCGGGGGCGCTACCTCGTCGTGGTCGGGGGATGCAACGAATGCCATACACCGGGCTACGTCGAGGCTGGCGGCGACCTGCCGGAATCAGCTTGGCTGACGGGTAGCGCCGTTGGCTGGCAGGGCGGCTGGGGGACAACCTATCCCGTCAATCTCCGGTTGTTTTTTTCCGGGCTGACCGAGGACGGTTGGGTGATGTATGCCCGGAACGTGGTGACTCGACCCCCCATGGGATGGTTCGTGCTCAACGCCCTCACCGAATCCGATGCGCGCGCCATGTATCGGTTCGTGAAGGCGCTGGGACCGGCAGGCGACCCAACGCCGGCCTACGTGCCGCCGGGTGCCCCGGTGGATACGCCGGTCATTCGATTCCCCGAGGGACCGCCGCCACCGCCGTGA
- a CDS encoding RidA family protein, translating into MSEMTRITMPHSAPLYDQLGIVEAIKADNLVFLSGQAGMNDRFEPLPTYEEQCRATFENMKNVLAEAGGTDADIVQIIAYLVDVPTAEEFSGRVMTAFQYFREILPGCRTTSTAIGVTKLAVPGMMLEVQALAIVGG; encoded by the coding sequence ATGAGTGAGATGACTCGCATCACGATGCCCCACAGCGCCCCCCTCTACGATCAGCTTGGGATCGTCGAAGCCATCAAGGCCGACAATCTGGTTTTCCTATCGGGGCAGGCGGGTATGAATGATCGGTTCGAGCCGCTGCCGACTTACGAGGAGCAATGCCGTGCCACCTTTGAGAACATGAAAAATGTGCTGGCCGAGGCCGGCGGAACCGACGCCGACATCGTGCAGATCATTGCCTATCTCGTCGACGTGCCGACCGCCGAGGAGTTTTCCGGCAGGGTCATGACCGCCTTCCAATACTTTCGAGAGATTCTGCCGGGCTGCCGAACGACGTCAACCGCAATCGGCGTCACCAAGCTGGCCGTGCCGGGAATGATGCTCGAGGTACAGGCCTTGGCGATCGTCGGGGGTTGA
- a CDS encoding aromatic ring-hydroxylating oxygenase subunit alpha: MAAIPDFTHNYGNLDTEPVPYFPYYDEEFFKLEVDKVFRRNWLFAARESDIPTAGDYVVKYFPPLKASLIIARQQDGSIKAFHNVCPHRANRVEITECGHKNRFVCSFHGWSFGLDGALKHVPDEAAFFNLDRDQRSLKTVPVDRWMGMLFVNFSPEPVEPLAAWLGELHGAFDGYPLPQMATMLKIRTEVNANWKMVMDAFLEGYHVVQLHGQSAGDAFTSKENPWGHLNSVRLYDKHKSLSMFGNPGQTATAAAALELKYQQMATYAPIQGDRYDQAHGARWSDFPPGVNPDRRDDWAFDIHLLFPNCSFYTANGWSVTQCYWPVTAETSIVEATVYAFEPTSIAGYIGFEHTKAMIFDVALEDLSTVERAQSNLRSGAFDSMVLSDMEVVVRHSHYVIRDLLANGA; this comes from the coding sequence ATGGCAGCAATCCCTGATTTCACGCACAACTACGGGAATCTGGACACCGAGCCGGTCCCCTATTTTCCCTACTACGACGAGGAGTTCTTCAAGCTGGAAGTCGACAAGGTGTTTCGCCGTAACTGGTTGTTTGCCGCTCGCGAAAGCGACATCCCGACGGCTGGCGATTACGTCGTGAAATACTTTCCACCACTCAAGGCGTCGCTGATCATCGCCCGTCAGCAGGATGGATCCATCAAGGCTTTCCACAACGTCTGCCCACACCGGGCCAACCGCGTGGAAATCACCGAATGCGGGCACAAGAACCGCTTCGTGTGTTCGTTCCACGGTTGGTCGTTCGGCTTGGATGGAGCGCTGAAACATGTTCCCGATGAGGCTGCATTCTTCAACCTCGATCGCGATCAGCGCAGCTTGAAAACCGTTCCGGTCGACCGCTGGATGGGCATGCTGTTCGTCAATTTCTCACCGGAACCGGTGGAGCCCCTGGCGGCATGGTTGGGCGAGTTGCACGGCGCGTTCGACGGCTACCCGCTGCCACAGATGGCCACCATGCTGAAGATCCGCACCGAAGTGAATGCCAACTGGAAGATGGTCATGGATGCCTTTCTGGAGGGTTATCACGTGGTCCAGCTGCATGGCCAGTCGGCGGGTGATGCCTTTACCAGCAAGGAAAACCCGTGGGGGCACCTGAATTCGGTCCGTCTGTACGACAAGCACAAGTCGCTTTCGATGTTCGGTAATCCCGGTCAGACAGCCACTGCGGCCGCAGCTCTGGAGCTCAAATACCAGCAGATGGCGACCTACGCGCCTATCCAGGGCGATCGCTACGATCAAGCCCATGGCGCCCGATGGAGCGATTTCCCCCCAGGCGTGAATCCCGACCGCCGTGATGATTGGGCGTTCGATATTCACCTGCTGTTCCCCAATTGCTCGTTCTACACCGCCAATGGGTGGTCGGTGACGCAGTGTTATTGGCCGGTCACGGCCGAGACCTCCATCGTCGAGGCGACAGTCTACGCCTTCGAACCGACCAGTATCGCCGGCTACATCGGCTTCGAGCACACCAAGGCCATGATCTTCGATGTGGCGTTGGAAGATCTGAGTACCGTGGAACGGGCCCAGTCGAATCTCCGCTCGGGCGCGTTCGATTCGATGGTGTTGAGCGACATGGAGGTCGTGGTGCGTCATTCCCACTACGTCATTCGTGACCTTCTTGCCAACGGAGCTTGA
- a CDS encoding RidA family protein, whose amino-acid sequence MTAAAQDQVFWFDHTRPLFEPLGCVDARRRGRWVFVSAQAGIDVQLVALDGLAMQADRAFSQLKAAYAAVGGDSSAVCQLTVYVNTGLLEAPLTEASDVIFGSWKSNFPGSPATGALVGAQMFGIPRLLLEIQCIGRALGG is encoded by the coding sequence ATGACGGCCGCAGCCCAGGACCAGGTCTTCTGGTTCGATCATACGCGTCCACTGTTCGAGCCATTGGGCTGTGTCGACGCGCGTCGGCGCGGTCGTTGGGTATTCGTGTCCGCCCAAGCCGGTATCGATGTCCAGTTGGTCGCCCTGGACGGGCTGGCAATGCAGGCCGATCGTGCGTTTAGCCAATTGAAGGCGGCCTATGCGGCTGTCGGTGGCGATTCGTCCGCAGTCTGCCAGTTGACGGTGTATGTGAACACCGGGCTGTTGGAGGCTCCACTCACCGAGGCATCCGATGTGATTTTCGGTAGCTGGAAGTCGAACTTCCCCGGCTCACCGGCCACCGGCGCGTTAGTCGGCGCGCAGATGTTCGGTATTCCCAGGCTCTTGCTGGAAATCCAGTGCATCGGCCGCGCGTTGGGCGGTTGA
- a CDS encoding styrene monooxygenase/indole monooxygenase family protein, translating to MRKIAIIGGGLAGFHAAFSLQQAGDYEVTVYTNRTAEQLRNGRMLSMAAPFRWVLERESSLGINFWEDVDARAEGFDMHIKDPGGSGKDLFRLTGRFPDGLYALGVDYRLKFSTWMDEWERRGGKLVVRDIAVTDLEEIAAASDLTLVVTGRGPLSQIFDKDEERSTHHLPPLPSAAIFLVGPRVASHQPWDDVPFSPLRFDILPGVGDVFSWPFYTAAGVCRGFAFQSTVPGGPFDAGRDRKTAAAYLEFAREATEKLIPDNAFLYEDAVIPDEGAWLYGPTEPMVRCPVKQLDNGAWVWGMGDAAMIQDPYAGQSGNNAVRMTDRYVRHILERGDAAYDPDWMQSVWDEHWDQYGQFAFRFCTLLQDAPNKALMSIQMAATRDPAIAQAFVGWFGYPPSAWPYIEDEQAAKRFIADHATPAPAMGAAV from the coding sequence ATGCGCAAGATCGCCATCATCGGCGGCGGATTGGCGGGTTTCCATGCAGCCTTTTCGCTTCAGCAGGCCGGGGATTATGAGGTCACCGTCTACACCAATCGCACAGCCGAGCAGCTGCGCAATGGACGCATGCTCAGCATGGCGGCGCCCTTTCGCTGGGTGCTCGAGCGCGAATCGAGCCTGGGTATCAATTTCTGGGAGGATGTCGATGCACGGGCCGAAGGCTTCGATATGCACATCAAGGATCCCGGTGGATCCGGCAAGGACTTGTTCCGCCTGACCGGAAGATTCCCCGACGGGCTCTACGCCCTGGGTGTCGACTATCGTCTGAAGTTTTCCACCTGGATGGATGAGTGGGAGCGACGTGGTGGAAAGCTCGTCGTTCGAGATATCGCCGTGACGGATCTAGAAGAGATCGCTGCGGCAAGCGATCTGACGCTGGTGGTGACCGGCCGGGGACCGCTCAGCCAGATCTTCGACAAGGACGAGGAACGCAGTACGCACCACCTTCCCCCTTTGCCCTCAGCGGCAATATTTCTGGTGGGACCCAGGGTTGCGAGCCACCAGCCTTGGGATGACGTGCCCTTCTCGCCGCTGCGTTTCGACATTCTTCCGGGCGTCGGCGATGTGTTTTCCTGGCCGTTCTATACCGCAGCCGGTGTCTGTCGGGGCTTCGCTTTCCAGAGCACGGTTCCCGGCGGGCCGTTCGATGCGGGTCGAGATCGGAAGACCGCGGCCGCCTATTTGGAGTTTGCCCGCGAGGCCACGGAAAAGCTCATTCCGGACAATGCGTTCCTGTATGAGGATGCCGTCATTCCCGATGAAGGTGCGTGGTTGTATGGTCCAACCGAGCCCATGGTGCGCTGTCCGGTGAAGCAACTGGACAATGGCGCATGGGTCTGGGGGATGGGCGATGCAGCCATGATCCAGGATCCCTATGCCGGTCAGAGCGGCAACAATGCGGTCCGCATGACCGATCGCTATGTCCGTCACATTCTGGAGCGAGGCGATGCCGCCTACGATCCGGACTGGATGCAGTCGGTCTGGGATGAGCATTGGGACCAGTACGGTCAATTCGCGTTCCGGTTCTGTACGTTGCTCCAGGACGCGCCAAACAAGGCGCTGATGAGCATTCAGATGGCCGCTACCCGCGATCCGGCAATTGCCCAGGCGTTCGTCGGCTGGTTCGGGTATCCCCCGAGCGCGTGGCCGTATATCGAAGATGAGCAGGCGGCGAAGCGGTTCATCGCCGATCACGCCACACCGGCACCCGCCATGGGGGCGGCAGTATGA
- a CDS encoding DUF1329 domain-containing protein: MLGVSPVAEAEIAEGTVLSAANLDSLLTDTFEGKPLKDLLTPVQQQLIRDYGITMKLAHAKPIEIDPALKAATEKHSGSVTIDPQTLDVEGFVTGVPFPDIREEDPLAGVKLVYNFMYTPWMGDVGKFDPMVLLSIDAKSGLQKELHATVSKMLLKGRLSEPHELSDDLRQASMMIITYPTDAKGVGILSMMKDDGALPDSYGYIKAVRRVRRLSGGAWKDPLGGTDLLGDEQTGLNADPRWYKDIKVIGKRWILAVAHSTNPGMDESAKDPDKHYGVKLSTAPYWDFDDTYEPRQVWVVEMTMPDDHLASKKTYYFEAENAYMSLPYVFEAYDRRGQLWRTMDQGLYTYRTNTTNRLVYAPSPVRVIDLQRNHATVAPSSRGHYTADYPASPADYTPGALSRLLQ; the protein is encoded by the coding sequence ATGTTGGGCGTATCGCCGGTGGCAGAGGCCGAGATCGCCGAAGGGACGGTGCTGTCGGCAGCCAATCTTGATTCGTTGCTCACCGACACCTTCGAGGGCAAGCCTTTGAAAGACCTTCTGACGCCGGTCCAGCAGCAGCTGATCCGTGACTACGGGATCACCATGAAGCTGGCGCACGCCAAGCCGATCGAGATCGATCCAGCGCTCAAGGCGGCGACCGAGAAACATTCCGGTTCGGTGACCATCGATCCACAGACCTTGGACGTCGAAGGCTTCGTGACGGGCGTGCCGTTCCCGGACATTCGTGAAGAAGATCCCTTGGCTGGCGTGAAGCTGGTTTACAACTTCATGTATACGCCCTGGATGGGCGATGTCGGCAAGTTCGATCCCATGGTGCTGCTCAGCATCGACGCCAAGAGTGGGCTGCAGAAAGAACTTCATGCAACGGTTTCCAAGATGCTTCTGAAGGGCCGGCTCTCCGAGCCGCATGAGCTCAGCGACGATCTGCGTCAGGCATCGATGATGATCATTACCTATCCGACCGATGCCAAGGGCGTGGGCATCCTCTCGATGATGAAGGATGACGGCGCGTTGCCGGACAGCTACGGCTACATCAAGGCGGTGCGCCGGGTTCGCCGGTTGTCCGGTGGAGCCTGGAAAGATCCCCTGGGCGGCACGGATCTTCTGGGTGACGAGCAGACCGGCCTGAATGCCGACCCACGCTGGTACAAGGATATCAAGGTCATTGGCAAGCGCTGGATCTTGGCAGTTGCCCACAGCACCAATCCGGGAATGGACGAGTCCGCCAAGGATCCGGACAAGCACTATGGCGTGAAACTCTCTACTGCGCCGTATTGGGACTTTGACGACACCTACGAGCCGCGTCAGGTGTGGGTCGTCGAGATGACCATGCCCGACGACCACCTTGCGAGCAAGAAAACCTACTACTTCGAGGCGGAGAACGCCTACATGTCGCTGCCCTACGTGTTCGAGGCGTATGACCGCCGCGGGCAGTTGTGGCGAACCATGGATCAGGGTCTCTATACCTACCGCACCAACACCACCAATCGCCTGGTCTATGCACCCAGTCCGGTGCGTGTCATCGACCTTCAGCGCAACCACGCCACGGTCGCGCCTTCATCTCGCGGCCATTACACCGCTGATTATCCGGCTTCACCAGCTGACTACACGCCAGGTGCCCTTAGCCGGCTACTGCAGTAG
- a CDS encoding aromatic ring-hydroxylating oxygenase subunit alpha, with protein sequence MAVATPFDPATAALGTGLVPLENYHSESVFQREKEMIFKKSWLCVGREDQAPNPGDYFVQDLPICDTSIIITRNRQNQLRAFHNMCLHRGNKVAVHPQGNVSRFVCGFHGWAYDNDGQLRHVPDEGSFHGLDKAKMCLREVALDTWQGFVFINVDPKPAQSLREHLGSLEHMFDGFPHEGMKCVLTLRAEVNANWKLLMDAYMEAYHVLELHARSAPNAFNSDANPNGHLNSVRLLGPHRSMSIYGNPEQIPTPAQALALKFVFGPSYTPAHSAQALEKVPGVNPDGRSDWAFDSTLVFPNFSFYTSNGWFLRQMYWPIAPDKSIYESHMYMFEPTDTKGLIGWEHAKTQLFDVALEDLSTVERTQGMLKSGAVNEMYLSDQEVLVRHGHHIVDQIINR encoded by the coding sequence ATGGCCGTAGCAACACCGTTTGATCCCGCCACAGCAGCGCTGGGAACAGGACTGGTTCCGCTGGAGAACTATCACAGTGAATCGGTCTTTCAGCGCGAGAAAGAGATGATCTTCAAGAAGAGCTGGCTATGCGTCGGGCGCGAGGATCAGGCGCCGAATCCCGGCGATTACTTCGTGCAGGACCTGCCGATCTGCGATACGTCGATCATTATCACGCGCAATCGACAGAACCAGCTGCGCGCCTTCCACAATATGTGTCTGCATCGCGGCAACAAGGTTGCCGTTCATCCGCAGGGCAACGTCAGTCGGTTCGTCTGTGGTTTTCATGGATGGGCCTATGACAATGATGGCCAGTTGCGACACGTGCCGGACGAAGGTTCATTTCATGGCCTGGACAAGGCGAAAATGTGTCTGCGAGAAGTTGCGCTGGATACATGGCAAGGATTCGTGTTCATCAATGTGGATCCGAAGCCGGCGCAATCCCTGCGCGAGCATCTTGGGTCGCTGGAGCACATGTTCGACGGGTTTCCGCACGAGGGGATGAAATGCGTTCTGACCCTGCGCGCCGAAGTGAATGCGAACTGGAAGCTGCTCATGGATGCCTACATGGAGGCCTATCATGTGTTGGAGCTGCATGCACGTTCGGCACCCAATGCGTTCAACAGTGACGCCAACCCCAACGGACATCTGAATTCGGTTCGTCTGCTCGGACCGCATCGCAGCATGTCGATCTATGGGAATCCCGAGCAGATTCCGACGCCGGCTCAGGCGCTGGCGCTGAAGTTCGTGTTTGGCCCGTCCTATACGCCGGCGCATTCCGCGCAGGCCCTGGAAAAAGTACCTGGCGTCAATCCCGACGGCCGGAGCGACTGGGCCTTCGATTCCACGCTGGTCTTCCCCAATTTCTCCTTCTACACCTCGAATGGCTGGTTCCTTCGCCAGATGTACTGGCCGATCGCGCCGGACAAGAGCATCTACGAGTCGCACATGTACATGTTTGAGCCGACGGACACCAAGGGGTTGATCGGTTGGGAACATGCCAAGACGCAGCTGTTCGACGTGGCCTTGGAAGATCTCAGCACGGTGGAGCGTACACAAGGGATGCTCAAGTCCGGCGCGGTCAACGAGATGTATCTCAGCGATCAGGAAGTGCTGGTCCGGCATGGACACCACATCGTCGATCAGATCATCAATCGGTAA